Within the Magnetospirillum sp. ME-1 genome, the region GTCGATGCCCATGGCGAGGCGCTCGGGATTGGTGACGAACAGGTCGTCGCCCACCAGCTGGCACTTGGCGCCCAGCGCGTCGGTCAGCAGCTCCCAGCCCACCAGATCGTCCTCGGCGCAGCCGTCCTCGATGGAGATGATGGGGTAGTTGGCCACCAGCTTGGCGTAGAACTTGACCAGGCCCTTCTGGTCGAAGGTCTTCTTCGCGCCTTCCATGACGTACTTGCCCTCCTTGAAGAACTCGGAGGAGGCGCAGTCCAGCGCCAGCATGATGTCGTCACCCGGCTTGAAACCGGCGGTCTCGATGGACTTCATGATGAAGTCGAGAGCCATCTCGGCGCTCTTCAGGTTCGGCGCGAAGCCGCCTTCGTCGCCCACATTGGTGTTGTGGCCGGCGTCCTTCAGGGTCTTCTTCAGGGCGTGGAACACCTCGGCGCCCATGCGGATGGCCTCGGAGCACGAGCCGGCGCCCACCGGCATGATCATGAATTCCTGGATGTCGATGGGGTTGTCGGCGTGGGCGCCGCCGTTGATGATGTTCATCATCGGCACCGGCAGGGTGGAGGCGAAGGCGCCGCCCACATAGCGGTACAGCGGCAGGCCGGATTCCTCGGCGGCGGCCTTGGCGGCGGCCAGGGACACGCCCAGGATGGCGTTGGCGCCCAGGCGGGACTTGTTGGGGGTGCCGTCCAGGTCGATCATGGTCTTGTCCAGCAGCAGCTGGTCTTCCACGTCCATGCCGGACAGGGCGTCATAGATCTCGCCGTTGACCGAATCGCAGGCCTTCTGCACGCCCTTGCCCAGATAGCGCTTCTTGTCGCCGTCACGCAGCTCGCACGCCTCGTGGACGCCGGTGGAGGCCCCCGACGGAACGGCCGCGCGGCCGATCACGCCGGTTTCCAGCACCACGTCGACCTCGACGGTGGGATTGCCGCGCGAATCGAGAATCTCGCGGCCGTGGATATCGATAATGGCGGTCATCGGTAAACTCCCCTGGAACGACTGGGATCAGTCTATGGAAACGGGAAACGACTTGGCGGTGGCGTCGAGCTTCATCAGAACCTCGATCAGCGCCGGCATGTCCTTCATGGCGATCATGTTGGGGCCGTCGGACGGCGCATGATCGGGATCGGGATGGCATTCCACGAACACGCCGGCAATGCCGATGGCGACGGCGGCCCGCGCCAGCACGGGCGCGAAGCGGCGGTCGCCGCCCGACGAATTGCCCTGGCCGCCCGGCGCCTGCACCGCGTGGGTGGCGTCCATGATCACCGGCCAGCCGGTCCGCGCCATGATGGGAAAGGCCCGCATGTCGGTGACCAGGGTGTTGTAGCCGAAGCTGGCGCCGCGCTCGGTCAGGGCGATGCGCGAATTGCCGGTGCTTTCGATCTTGGCGGCCACGTTGGCCATGTCCCAGGGGGCCAGGAACTGGCCCTTCTTGACGTTGATGACCGCGCCGGTGCGACCGGCGGCGACCAGCAGGTCGGTCTGGCGGCACAGGAAGGCGGGAATCTGCAGCACGTCGGCCACCTTGGCGGCCTGGACGCATTGGTCCTCGGTGTGGACGTCGGTCAGCACGGGAAGGCCGAACCTGGCCTTGATCTCGGCGAACACCGGAATGGCCTTGTCCAGGCCGATGCCGCGCTTGCCCGCCAGCGAGGTGCGGTTGGCCTTGTCGAAGGACGACTTGTAGATCAGGGCGATGCCCGCCTCGACCGCCATGGTCTTCAGCGCCTCGGCGCATTCCAGGGCGTGGTCGCGGCTTTCCATCTGACAGGGACCGGCGATCAGCACCAAAGGCAGATCATTGCCGAGAATGACATCGTCATTGACGGCAACGTGATGGCGGGTCTGGGTCATGGCAA harbors:
- the kdsA gene encoding 3-deoxy-8-phosphooctulonate synthase, which gives rise to MTQTRHHVAVNDDVILGNDLPLVLIAGPCQMESRDHALECAEALKTMAVEAGIALIYKSSFDKANRTSLAGKRGIGLDKAIPVFAEIKARFGLPVLTDVHTEDQCVQAAKVADVLQIPAFLCRQTDLLVAAGRTGAVINVKKGQFLAPWDMANVAAKIESTGNSRIALTERGASFGYNTLVTDMRAFPIMARTGWPVIMDATHAVQAPGGQGNSSGGDRRFAPVLARAAVAIGIAGVFVECHPDPDHAPSDGPNMIAMKDMPALIEVLMKLDATAKSFPVSID
- the eno gene encoding phosphopyruvate hydratase, with protein sequence MTAIIDIHGREILDSRGNPTVEVDVVLETGVIGRAAVPSGASTGVHEACELRDGDKKRYLGKGVQKACDSVNGEIYDALSGMDVEDQLLLDKTMIDLDGTPNKSRLGANAILGVSLAAAKAAAEESGLPLYRYVGGAFASTLPVPMMNIINGGAHADNPIDIQEFMIMPVGAGSCSEAIRMGAEVFHALKKTLKDAGHNTNVGDEGGFAPNLKSAEMALDFIMKSIETAGFKPGDDIMLALDCASSEFFKEGKYVMEGAKKTFDQKGLVKFYAKLVANYPIISIEDGCAEDDLVGWELLTDALGAKCQLVGDDLFVTNPERLAMGIDKGLANSILVKVNQIGSLSETLEAVDMAHKAGYTAVMSHRSGETEDSTIADLAVATNCGQIKTGSLSRSDRIAKYNQLIRIEELLGSAARYAGASIMKR